The Silene latifolia isolate original U9 population chromosome Y, ASM4854445v1, whole genome shotgun sequence sequence TTGAACACAAGTTGAAGAAGATCAGGTTGTTGCTATGCGCAAACTAGCTAATGAAAACAggagtaaaatacaataaaatcaTATGTTGAGCTTACGTAGTGACATGCTAATACTAGTCTGAGATGCAGGAAGTCCATCCCTCACCGATTTATCCTCAAAAGAGCCATATACTGAAgggtgagaaccaccaacatcGCCGGCTAATTTAACCCCCATCCTGAATAATTATAACACACAGATTTCCGGACATCATCATCTAAAACTTAAAAATAGAAAAAGCCATATAAAAAATATCTCAAAGTAAATTCAAACTAAAAATGTGGTGAAAGAAGACAGTCAAGCCCAGGAGTACTAGTTGCACTAGTTTTAACTGAACTAGACAATCCAACAAATAGATTAAACTGCACAAAGCTTATCTCAAGTAATGCCTAGTGCATTTACTATGTGTTGGAACAACATAAGTTAAAGATGAAGGATTACCGTGCTTGATAATTATCAATAAGGAACAGAAGGAGGATCACTTTTTCTCAACACATGGAAGTAGTCAACCTACATAAAAAATGCAAAGGGGTACCACGACAAGAATAAATCTCTCAAACAAACACTTATAAATCCATAGAGAATTAGCTGGATTATCAGCCCTCCTTCTAAACACGACAAGAATTTTATAGCTTAAATCATTACAGAAAGCTAATCATCTTTCTGTCCCAACATCAGTCGAAGAGGTACTATCAAATGAACGAATCGCAAACGCATACTGTCCGAAATAACGACCATTATAAAACTAAATCGACGGAAGACAACATTAAAAAACGCAAATTCAATTACATGTGGCATAGTAGGACGCTGTCATTTTCCTAATTAGTACTCTCAAATAGCAGTTCAAATCAGCGACGAACATACCGTTCAAATCAATTACCAATGACTGAGGCGAAGACCATGACAGAGGCGATGACAGAGGCGATGACATTTTACTAGGTAATTGTGGTAAAAAATGGTTAGCGCAGCAGGTTTATAAATACATGAAAACCAGGAAAAAAAGTAGTATAGCAAGAGTACTACAGAAGGTTTATAATTACCAGTCAATTCACAATAGTTAGCGCATtttaaacgaacaaatgaagataCAGCAAAAATATACCCAAACAGGAAAAAGAGTTGTGAACATCTCAATAATATTTTCATACTGACTTAGTTCCTTTAGGGAGCTGCTAGGAATATCTACGGAGTAATCTGTCACTGCCTTGCATAAGAGAAGAAAACTCCTACATGGGCATCTAGTCAGCTATCCTATTGTTATCATATAGGAGTAAGGCGCAAGTGAAAGCCACTAATCACAATGAAAAGCCATCATTCCTCGAACAAGGGTGAATAATCGTGCCAAAACAGTTTCACAGAACTATTGTCTACTTCATAAGTGATGCACATAATATCAGTTTATAAACAATGAAGCCAAATTATAAACAAATCTTCACTTACTGGGCAGCTACCCTGTTTCCTAACATGCAACATTTGCCTTTTTGAGAAGGCTTTAGAAGGCCCATAATGCCAAAAAAAATGTCCAATGCTTTGCTAAGATCGATATCTATCACTACACATTGCACAAACCTATATCCTCTTCTAACCCAAGAAGCAGGCAATGTTTATGTCGTCAGCTAAACACTTGACACTATTGCCAAAAATCATTTCTATACTAAAGCTAATCTTAGAACCACACGTCCAATCTATAACATCCTCTTTTAATTTGATTATTTCCGCCTCGCCAGCAGAAACAATCACAGGTACAATCATACAACTCCCATCTCTGACTTACACTCCCAAAATCACCTTCCCTTCGTTTCATTCTCAGAATATGTACTTGCAGCTGGTTAATTTATTTAAGAAATACTAAGATACATTACAACATTTTAGAACAAGTACACTTTGGCTGTCAAAGGATGTGCTTTGTCAATTAAAATCCCAACATTAGTTGTTCTCTATCAATTAAAATACACAATCAATCAAATTCAAACTACAGATCTTGCAATTAGATACACCTATAACATTAACATCAAAATAAAATACTAAACTTCTGATAATTTCAATCCGATTTTAGAATCAATTTCAGACCTTGACACCGAAATACCAATGAAAGATTTCAAAAGTGAATATCTAATTCAATTTaatcaaaatatatacaaaactgaAAATTGAATACGTAGATAATGAAATATACCAGAAGTACCAAATGGATTTTGATAACAAATGGGTCAAAAAATGTGCGGTGTAGCTGGAAACAACAAGGAGATTGGCGATTATAAAGGGTGCATCGACATGAGAAGGAAATGGATGGTTGTCGAGGCGGCATGCGTGAGAAACTGGAGTTGACGGTTGGAGTTGATGATTGAATTGAGGGATTGTGAGGTTTAATTTGGGGGTTGGGGAAATGAAGAAGACGACGACGATAGAAATGTAAATAGGTTCTGGagatattttttattttttgtattaaagtcgattttaattttttttttttttttttttttgggaaagtgtAAGTATTATATTAAGCATAACCCGAACAATTGATTAACTAGGGAGATAGCCCTTAGTTAATTTACACCATTACAAATTCGTTCTAACCATAGTTTAACTCTCCTATTACTGCCTATTACATTCCGCACTTTTAATCTCAGTACTATCCCCCTCTGCACAATCGACTAGCACGGTGGCGATAAATCGCACTCTCTACACGACTTCTATTCCTGGCATGCCATATCTCATACATTAGATAAGCTATACTTGCAGCAAGCACTTGCCTAACCAACAGAGATCTATTTCTATACTTAAGCCACCACTCCATCACATCTTGAACTGGAATACGAATCTGCAGCCAACTTTCAACCACTGTTAGACATTTTCTGCTATAAGTACAGGAGAAGAACAAGTGTTGATGACATTCCTCCTCTTGCCCACATAACCAGCATACGTTGCTTTGAAGGAAACCCATCTTCACCATCATGTCCTGAGTAAGCAGACGCTGCTGTACAGCTAGCCAAAAGAAAAATTCATGCTTAGGAGCCATGATCATGTTGCTAACCCAAGGATACCAGGGCACATCAACTCCTGCCTGTTCTAACCACTGATAACCCATCCTCACAGTGTACTCTATCCCTGTATTCCTCCACTGTTCATTATATATAATTGGTTtgagaatgttcttgacaccacaTAATCTGCGCCAAGCCCAACTTGCTCCACTAGAGGGTTCATAGTGCTGCCATTCCTGATTTTTCATATAAATGGCATGTATCCATTTCACCCACAAGTGATCAGACTTTCGTTCAATCCACCACATATATTTCCCAAGGGAAGCTATGTTCCATTGGTGCAAATTTTTCAAACCCAATCCTCCTTTCTTTTTGGTCCTGCAAATATTTCTCCATGCCACCAGAGCAGGACTCCCCTTGCAGTCTGTGCCATGCCACAAAAACTTCCTAAACATGGCATCAATCTTATCCAACACAGTTTTTGGTAAGATAAAGATTCGTGCCCAGTAGTTATGTAAAGTGCTCAACACAGCCTTAACAAGTACCACTCTCCCAACATAAGACAACTTCCTTGTCCCCAATCTAGCAATCCTCTCAGTAATCTTAACAACCAAACATTGGCAATCCATTACCCCCAGTCTCTTAGGGATAATGTTGACCCCAAGATACCTGAAAGGTAAGGATCCTCTCTTCATACCTGTAGCCTGGGCAATTGCTTGAACAATGGAATCAGGTATCCCATTACAATAGAAGTTGGATTTCCCAGCACTCATCTTCAAACCAGAAGTGGAGGAGAACAGCTCAAAGGCCCTGATCATGATACTCACAGACTGAATATCACCTCTGCTAAACATCAAAAGATCATCCGCAAAGCAGAGGTGAGTGAGATTAATCTTAGAGCAAAGGGAATGGTGTTTAAACCCCTTAAACTGAGGTAGGAGCTGCATCAGCCTACTCAAGTACTCCAGGCAAATGGTGAAGAGCAAGGGAGAGAGGGGATCCCCCTGTCTAAGACCTCTCCTACCCTTAAAAAAGCCAAAGACCTCACCATTCAAAGCCAAGGAATAAGAAGGAGAGGTGACACACTCCATTATCAATTTAATACAATTTGTTGGGAAATTTAACCCCTCAAGCATCTCATGAAGGAATTGCCACTCAATGGAGTCATACGCCTTCTGCAAATCAATCTTCATCATTAATCTTGGAGAGCAAGCTTTCCTATTATATAATTTGATCAAATCCTGGCAAATAAGGATGTTTCCAACAATATCTCTCCCCTTAACAAAAGCACTTTGGGCAGGATTGATAATAGCAGGAAAAATTTGACTTAGCCTACCACAAATGACTTTGGCAAGGCATTTGTACACAGTGTTACAGCATGCAATTGGCCTGAACTATAGCACAGTGACAGACAACTCCACCTTTGGGATGAGAGTCAAAATAGTGTTGTTAGACTCTTTCAAAACATTCCCAGTCTCATAAGCATTCCTGACTACCTTACACACTTCAGATCCAACTATATGCCAGCTATCCTTGAAAAATTGGCTACTATAGCCATCAGGCCCAGGAGCCTTGGTGCCTGGAATAGAAAACATAGCAGCCTTAATCTCCTCATCAGTCACTGGAGCACTCAACATCTCCCTCTGTTCATCAGTCAAACACTGCCCAGATTTTATAACTCCAGGTTTCACATGCTTAACTTCAGTAGATGTACCTAGTAAACCCTTGTAGAACTGTTCAAAAGCCACTTTGATGTCCTCAGGTGTAGTGCACATCTTTCCAGCAGCATCAGAAATTTGATACACCCTATTCATTGACCTCCTTCTTTTGATACTTGAGTGAAAAAATGAAGGGTTAGAATCCCCATCTTTAACCCAACTTTCCTTGGCTTTCTGAGCTAGATACATCTCCTTAGCCTTCCTTAAACCCATCAGCTCCTGAGCACAAGCTCTTTCAGCTTTACACACCTCATTGTTAAGTGGATCATGCCTTAATTGCTCCTGAAAGTTCTGAAGAGCAATTTCAGTGACATGGGTTAAATTCTCAATGTCACTAAATTGCTCTCTATTCAACTCCTGCAACCTGTGCTTCAGACCTTTGAGTTTTTTGGTGACCCTAAACATAGGAGAGCCATCAATATCCTCCTGCCATCCATGTTGCACTACCTCATCAAAATTATCAGCAAGTGcccacatattgaagtacttGAAAGGTGCCCTTTTCCTTGCACTGGTCCTATTGAACTGGATCACACAAGGACAGTGATCAAAAAGCCCCTCAGGGAGGAATTGAGCCACTGAGTCAGGAAACCTCTGAAGCTAGGCATCATTAATCAACACCCTATCTATCTTACTATAGACTCTAGTCCCATCATCTTGCTTATTGTTCCAAGTGAAATAGGACCCAATCATTTTCCCTTCCTGTAACTGACAGTCATCCAAAGCTTTCCTCATAGGTAAGATCTCAGCCAAAGTAACATCAGTTCCTCCAATCCTTTCCCCCATTCTCATTACACTATTGAAATCCCCACCCACAAGCCAAGGACCATTAGCTGTGGTGGCATAATTCCTCAAATCCTGCCATAAGCTTTCTCTCTCACCAATTTTATTAAAACCATACACTAGAGTAAAGTAGAAGACAAATCCTTGCATCATGTCCTTCACTTTTGTATGAATACATTGAGCAGTTGTATGAAGCATGTCCACCTGGAAAAGTTTAGGATTCCATAAAAGCCAAACTCTCCCCTCTTTGTGAAAACTATTATTAGTAAAAATAGCCCAATCACCACACATATTATTCCTAGTATTAATCCACTTATCCccttttattttagtttctaaCAAACCAAACAACCCAACTTTATTCTGGTGCATAAACCAccttatttcattttgtttggaAATGTTGTTCAGTCCTCTCACATTCCAGAAGCCTAGACTACACATTATCAGTTAGGCTCCTCGACTAACC is a genomic window containing:
- the LOC141630656 gene encoding uncharacterized protein LOC141630656, whose protein sequence is MGHLADHCRKESDAKVKKVWRPKQKAPIVPKKAPKTPIPVTTPKPVSPRSAVVTPSVHVGRASMVTKLMGVQMGVMNKGLLHSLPLGDFLLGCSGMMQVDMLHTTAQCIHTKVKDMMQGFVFYFTLVYGFNKIGERESLWQDLRNYATTANGPWLVGGDFNSVMRMGERIGGTDVTLAEILPMRKALDDCQLQEGKMIGSYFTWNNKQDDGTRFNRTSARKRAPFKYFNMWALADNFDEVVQHGWQEDIDGSPMFRVTKKLKGLKHRLQELNREQFSDIENLTHVTEIALQNFQEQLRHDPLNNEVCKAERACAQELMGLRKAKEMYLAQKAKESWVKDGDSNPSFFHSSIKRRRSMNRVYQISDAAGKMCTTPEDIKVAFEQFYKGLLGTSTEVKHVKPGVIKSGQCLTDEQREMLSAPVTDEEIKAAMFSIPGTKAPGPDGYSSQFFKDSWHIVGSEVCKVVRNAYETGNVLKESNNTILTLIPKVELSVTVL